A segment of the uncultured Desulfobulbus sp. genome:
GTTCTTCAACGGCGCCAACACCAGCGAGCGCTACAACATGGGCGATACCCTCAAGATCCAACACATCTCGTTTCTCAAGAAGGGGCATTGCATCTATTCGGATATGGGCCGGATTCTCATGTCGCTTGTCGACGAGAACCTGGGCTGGCACGACGTGATCTGCGGGGTTTCCGATGCCGGGCTTATTGCAAAGCGGTTCGGCAGCACAACCTATCAGGTTGCGCATAACGATTTTTATCGCAACGGCTATGACTCGCTCCTGATCGAGCTGGCCAAGCACGGCCTCGGCCGGCGGGATTTCACCGAGACGATCAACTTCTTCAGCAAGGTCGCGGTCGACGGGGACGGCAACCTGGGCTTTGTCGAGCAGCATTCCAAGCCCGGCGATTATATCGAACTGCGGGCGGAGATGGACACCCTGGTGGTGCTGGATACCGGCATGCACCCGCTCAATCCCGCGCCCGCCTACCTGCGCAAACCGGTACGGATTTCCATCGTGACCACAGAACCGGCACTAAGCGATGATCCCTGCCGCCTGTTCTGCCCGGAGAACGAGCGCGGCTTTGTCAACACCGCCAACTATTACATCTAAGCTGTGGGATTGGGAGGACACATCATGCAGCAAACACTGAAAACCAGCACGCTCGATCCACAGCAGGCCAGCTACAATGCCACCATTGCCGCAGGAACAGGCTGGATGTACAC
Coding sequences within it:
- a CDS encoding urea amidolyase associated protein UAAP1 produces the protein MRQSDKNTVLYEKVIAGGWNWSHVVKRGTALRIEDMEGGANVSGLFFNGANTSERYNMGDTLKIQHISFLKKGHCIYSDMGRILMSLVDENLGWHDVICGVSDAGLIAKRFGSTTYQVAHNDFYRNGYDSLLIELAKHGLGRRDFTETINFFSKVAVDGDGNLGFVEQHSKPGDYIELRAEMDTLVVLDTGMHPLNPAPAYLRKPVRISIVTTEPALSDDPCRLFCPENERGFVNTANYYI